One Mycobacterium kubicae genomic window carries:
- a CDS encoding DUF2470 domain-containing protein, with product MVLPVTHPTPTTAERIRSACVRAGGALLAVEGKDPAATAVHHLLYDGSFAVAVPVERGEDVLCCSQALLELTDYAPLPVREPVRSLVWVRGRIHHILPGAVTKMLDLIATEHPNPALLQVQTPRSKPAAEDDTRYTLLRLDIDSVVVTDATGAEPVSVEDLLAARPDPFCEIESTLLWHLSTAHDDVVARLVSRLPAALRRGQVRPLGLDRYGMRFRVEGSDGDRDIRLPFHKPVDDMTGLRQAIRVLMGCPFVNGLRARR from the coding sequence ATGGTGCTACCGGTCACACACCCGACACCCACCACAGCCGAACGCATTCGCAGCGCCTGTGTGCGCGCCGGTGGTGCGCTGTTGGCGGTCGAGGGTAAGGATCCGGCCGCCACCGCCGTACACCACCTGCTCTACGACGGGTCTTTCGCGGTGGCGGTTCCGGTTGAGCGCGGTGAGGACGTGCTGTGCTGCTCGCAGGCGTTGCTGGAGCTGACCGACTATGCGCCGCTGCCGGTGCGCGAACCGGTCCGTTCGCTGGTGTGGGTCCGGGGCCGGATCCACCACATTCTCCCCGGCGCGGTGACCAAGATGCTCGATCTGATCGCCACAGAGCACCCGAATCCGGCGCTGCTGCAGGTGCAAACCCCCCGGTCGAAGCCGGCCGCCGAAGACGACACCCGATACACCCTGCTGCGGCTCGACATCGACTCCGTGGTCGTCACCGATGCCACGGGCGCGGAGCCGGTCAGCGTCGAAGATCTCCTCGCGGCGCGGCCCGACCCGTTCTGCGAGATCGAGTCGACGTTGCTGTGGCACCTCTCCACTGCCCACGACGACGTAGTGGCACGGCTGGTATCCCGCCTTCCGGCCGCGCTGCGGCGGGGGCAGGTGCGGCCGCTGGGACTGGACCGATACGGCATGCGCTTCCGCGTCGAGGGCAGCGACGGTGACCGGGACATCCGACTGCCCTTCCACAAACCGGTCGACGATATGACCGGCCTGAGGCAAGCGATTCGCGTGCTGATGGGTTGCCCGTTCGTCAACGGGTTGCGCGCCCGACGTTAG
- a CDS encoding ferritin, which yields MTDYDGHKTKFHALMQEQIFNEFTAAQQYVAIAVYFDGADLPQLAKHFYSQAVEERNHAMMLVQHLLDRDLRVEIPGVDGVRNQFDRPREALALALDQERAVTDQVSRLAAVARDEGDYLGEQFMQWFLKEQVEEVALMSTLVRVAERAGANLFELENFVAREVGRAPSPSDAPHAAGGRL from the coding sequence ATGACCGATTACGACGGACACAAGACGAAATTCCACGCATTAATGCAAGAACAAATCTTCAACGAATTCACGGCCGCCCAACAATATGTGGCAATTGCCGTTTACTTCGACGGCGCGGACCTGCCGCAACTGGCGAAGCACTTCTACAGCCAGGCGGTCGAAGAGCGCAATCACGCGATGATGCTGGTGCAGCATCTGCTGGACCGTGACCTGCGCGTGGAGATCCCCGGCGTCGACGGAGTCCGCAACCAGTTCGACCGGCCTCGCGAGGCGTTGGCGCTCGCGCTCGATCAGGAGCGGGCGGTCACCGACCAAGTCAGTCGGCTTGCCGCCGTGGCCCGTGACGAAGGCGACTACCTCGGGGAGCAGTTCATGCAGTGGTTCCTCAAGGAGCAGGTCGAAGAGGTTGCGCTGATGTCGACGCTGGTACGGGTCGCCGAGCGCGCGGGAGCCAATCTTTTCGAGCTGGAGAACTTCGTCGCGCGCGAGGTGGGCCGGGCGCCGTCACCGTCGGACGCTCCGCATGCGGCGGGTGGCCGCCTCTAG
- a CDS encoding peptidase, with product MDAGSGQPIGVAPFHSRGALKGFVISGRWPDSTKEWAQLLMVAVRVASLPGLLSTTTVFGAREELPDEPEPGTVGLVLAEGTVFGESAIQPGYFAEHQPPALLMLHPPSETTPSLPECTGAASGCVLLPGLPYLGLEHRAAWVEAEADGTITSMVSRVGVDPISHPDTAILAMLLAA from the coding sequence ATGGACGCAGGATCGGGTCAGCCGATAGGGGTTGCTCCCTTTCATTCTCGTGGTGCCCTGAAAGGGTTTGTCATCTCCGGCCGTTGGCCGGACTCGACGAAGGAATGGGCGCAACTACTGATGGTCGCGGTACGGGTCGCCTCGTTGCCCGGGTTGCTCTCGACCACAACGGTGTTCGGCGCCCGGGAGGAACTGCCCGACGAACCCGAGCCAGGCACCGTCGGCCTGGTATTGGCCGAGGGCACCGTCTTCGGTGAATCAGCAATACAGCCAGGCTATTTCGCCGAGCACCAACCGCCGGCGCTGTTGATGTTGCACCCGCCCTCGGAGACCACACCGTCCCTGCCCGAGTGCACCGGCGCCGCCTCCGGATGCGTGCTCCTGCCCGGTCTGCCCTATCTGGGACTGGAACACCGGGCGGCATGGGTGGAAGCCGAAGCCGACGGCACCATTACGTCGATGGTGAGCCGCGTCGGTGTTGACCCGATCAGCCATCCCGACACCGCCATTCTGGCAATGCTGCTTGCGGCATAA
- a CDS encoding DUF4328 domain-containing protein has product MIQVCSQCGTRWNVRDRQRQWCPRCRGALMAPLTDMPPADPRWRTPTAPQMPAAPTMQRTAPRLPPGFRWIAVRPGAAPPPRRGRRVRGPTPRYAVIPRWGLVDRVEQAAPAPDAAAKAAPSIPKVRTALFASLLVLCLAALVFVVRYILLIINRNTLLNSWVAGGITWLGVAVSVAALAAVGTSAVLLIRWLIARRTAAFGHHDLPDHRSHRSLWAGCLVPLVNLFWAPVYVIELALVEDHYERVRRPILVWWILWVVSYLISLFAIGTSWVSDAQGIANNTVMMVLAYLCAAATLAAAARVFEEFERKPVERPAHRWLFVEPDSAERPNSSASAGAVELEGREPAA; this is encoded by the coding sequence GTGATCCAGGTGTGCTCCCAGTGCGGCACCCGGTGGAACGTCCGGGACCGACAGCGGCAGTGGTGCCCCCGTTGCCGCGGGGCGCTGATGGCACCGCTCACCGACATGCCGCCTGCCGACCCCCGTTGGCGCACACCCACCGCACCGCAGATGCCTGCGGCGCCCACCATGCAACGCACCGCCCCGCGGCTGCCACCCGGATTCCGCTGGATCGCCGTCCGTCCGGGCGCCGCACCGCCCCCACGGCGCGGCCGGCGCGTGCGTGGCCCGACTCCCCGCTACGCCGTCATTCCACGCTGGGGTCTCGTCGACCGCGTCGAGCAGGCCGCGCCTGCCCCGGATGCCGCTGCCAAAGCCGCGCCGTCGATACCCAAGGTGCGCACCGCGCTGTTCGCCAGCCTGCTTGTGCTTTGCCTCGCGGCATTGGTGTTCGTCGTGCGCTACATCCTGCTCATCATCAACCGCAACACCCTGCTCAACTCATGGGTAGCCGGCGGCATCACCTGGCTTGGCGTGGCGGTCAGCGTGGCCGCGCTGGCGGCGGTGGGCACCAGCGCCGTGCTGTTGATCCGATGGCTCATCGCCCGCCGCACGGCCGCGTTCGGGCATCACGATCTGCCCGACCATCGCTCGCACCGTTCGTTGTGGGCGGGCTGCCTGGTGCCGTTGGTCAACCTGTTCTGGGCGCCGGTCTACGTCATCGAGCTGGCGCTCGTCGAAGACCACTACGAACGCGTGCGCAGACCGATCCTGGTCTGGTGGATCCTGTGGGTTGTCAGTTACCTGATCTCGCTGTTCGCCATCGGCACCAGCTGGGTCTCCGACGCCCAGGGCATCGCCAACAACACCGTCATGATGGTCCTGGCATACCTGTGTGCGGCGGCCACCCTGGCCGCTGCGGCGCGGGTCTTCGAGGAATTCGAGCGCAAACCCGTCGAGCGGCCCGCGCATCGTTGGCTGTTCGTCGAGCCGGACTCCGCGGAGCGGCCGAACTCATCCGCATCCGCCGGTGCAGTTGAGTTAGAGGGTCGGGAACCGGCAGCATAG
- a CDS encoding LCP family protein yields MNGERPGPGPRGPVPPRPVRREPSQIIRRDGAPPGPPRQVVPPRPMAPAPPPVVSPPRQMPPPPRPVAPPPRPGRARTKRRWGRRLVSVLLIGLLLMGTVIVGGAIWFDTAVPRQAVLLDYSDRPTAGSGTNWLLVGSDSRQDLTAQQQEELATGGDVGTGRTDTILLVHLPGFTSSTPTTVVSIPRDSYVPIPGHGRDKINAAFVLGGASLLAQTVEQATGLRLDHYAEVGFGGFAVLVDALGGVRVCPAEPISDPLAGINLPAGCQHLDGRSALGYVRTRATPRADLDRMINQRQFMSALLHRAASPAVYLNPWRWYTVPRAAAGALTVDRGDHVWDLARLAWALNGSTTSMTVPIGDFSDSAVGSVVVWNHDAARALFDALASDAAVPTSLINEQP; encoded by the coding sequence GTGAACGGCGAGCGACCAGGTCCCGGACCGCGAGGTCCGGTGCCGCCGCGTCCCGTCCGTCGGGAGCCCTCGCAAATCATTCGCCGCGACGGCGCCCCACCCGGCCCACCGCGGCAGGTGGTACCGCCGCGCCCCATGGCACCGGCGCCACCGCCGGTGGTGTCGCCGCCGCGCCAAATGCCCCCACCGCCACGCCCGGTGGCTCCACCACCCCGCCCCGGTCGCGCTCGCACGAAACGCCGCTGGGGCCGGCGGCTGGTATCGGTTCTGCTGATCGGCCTGCTGCTGATGGGCACCGTCATCGTCGGCGGAGCGATCTGGTTCGACACCGCGGTGCCCCGCCAAGCAGTCCTGCTCGACTACTCGGATCGCCCCACGGCCGGCAGCGGCACCAACTGGCTGCTGGTGGGATCGGACAGTCGCCAAGACCTCACCGCGCAGCAACAAGAGGAACTGGCCACCGGCGGCGACGTCGGAACCGGACGTACCGACACCATCCTGCTCGTGCACCTGCCCGGGTTCACCTCGAGCACACCGACCACGGTGGTGTCGATACCCCGGGACTCGTATGTGCCGATACCCGGTCATGGCCGGGACAAGATCAACGCCGCGTTCGTGCTGGGCGGAGCGTCGTTACTCGCACAGACCGTCGAGCAGGCCACCGGCTTGCGACTTGACCACTACGCCGAGGTGGGATTCGGCGGGTTCGCCGTACTGGTCGACGCGCTGGGCGGAGTGCGGGTGTGCCCGGCCGAACCCATCAGCGATCCGCTGGCCGGCATCAACCTGCCCGCCGGCTGCCAGCATCTCGACGGCCGCAGCGCGCTGGGCTATGTCCGGACGCGGGCGACCCCGCGGGCCGACCTCGATCGAATGATCAACCAACGACAATTCATGTCGGCGTTGCTGCACCGGGCCGCAAGCCCGGCCGTCTACCTCAACCCGTGGCGCTGGTACACCGTGCCGCGCGCGGCGGCCGGCGCCCTGACCGTCGACCGGGGTGATCACGTCTGGGACCTCGCTCGCCTGGCTTGGGCGTTGAACGGGTCGACGACCTCGATGACCGTGCCGATCGGTGACTTCAGCGACAGTGCCGTCGGCTCGGTAGTGGTGTGGAACCACGACGCGGCCCGGGCGTTGTTCGACGCGCTGGCCTCCGACGCCGCGGTGCCGACCAGCCTGATCAACGAGCAACCGTAA
- a CDS encoding glycerophosphodiester phosphodiesterase: MVWADEVLTAHPFVVAHRGASHSLPEHTLAAYDLALKEGADGVECDVRLTRDGHLVCVHDRRLDRTSTGAGLVSTMTLAELKALEYGAWHNSWRPDGAHGNTSLLTLDALVSLVLDWNRPVKMFIETKHPVRYGSLVESKLLALLHRFGIAAPASADRSRAVVMSFSAAAVWRIRRAAPLLPTVLLGRTGRYLTSSAATAVGATAVGPSLAALKEYPQLVDRSAAQGRAVYCWNVDEYEDIDFCREAGVAWIATHHPARTKAWLQRQRANESSG; this comes from the coding sequence ATGGTCTGGGCCGACGAGGTGCTCACCGCTCATCCGTTTGTGGTCGCCCATCGCGGCGCGTCGCACTCGCTGCCCGAGCACACGCTCGCCGCCTACGACCTCGCCCTCAAAGAAGGCGCCGACGGGGTGGAATGCGACGTGCGCCTGACCCGCGACGGGCACCTGGTCTGTGTGCACGACCGGCGCCTGGACCGTACGTCCACCGGCGCCGGCCTGGTCAGCACGATGACCCTGGCCGAACTCAAGGCGTTGGAGTACGGCGCCTGGCACAACAGCTGGCGCCCGGACGGTGCCCACGGCAACACCAGCCTGCTCACGTTGGATGCGCTGGTGTCGCTGGTCCTGGACTGGAACCGGCCGGTGAAGATGTTCATCGAGACCAAGCACCCGGTGCGGTACGGGTCGCTGGTGGAAAGCAAGCTGCTGGCCCTGCTGCACCGCTTCGGCATCGCGGCTCCGGCCTCCGCGGATCGCTCGCGGGCGGTGGTGATGTCCTTCTCCGCCGCCGCGGTCTGGCGAATCCGGCGGGCCGCGCCGCTGCTGCCGACGGTGCTGCTGGGCCGGACCGGCCGCTATTTGACGAGCAGCGCGGCCACCGCCGTCGGCGCCACCGCCGTCGGCCCGTCGCTAGCGGCGTTGAAGGAATATCCGCAACTCGTCGACCGCTCCGCCGCCCAGGGCCGCGCGGTGTATTGCTGGAACGTCGACGAGTACGAAGACATCGACTTCTGCCGCGAGGCCGGGGTGGCGTGGATCGCTACTCACCACCCCGCCCGGACCAAGGCATGGCTGCAAAGACAGCGAGCCAACGAAAGCAGCGGCTAG
- a CDS encoding superoxide dismutase: MAEYTLPDLDWDYGALEPHISGQINEVHHSKHHATYVKGVNDALAKLEEARAKDDHSAIFLNEKNLAFHLGGHVNHSIWWKNLSPNGGDKPVGELAAAIDDAFGSFDKFRAQFSAAANGLQGSGWAVLAYDTLGGKLLTFQLYDQQGNIPLGIIPLLQVDMWEHAFYLQYKNVKADYVKAFWNVVNWADVQSRYEAATTKTAGLIFG, encoded by the coding sequence GTGGCTGAATACACCTTGCCCGACTTGGACTGGGACTACGGAGCCCTGGAACCGCACATTTCCGGTCAGATCAACGAGGTCCACCACAGCAAGCACCACGCCACCTATGTCAAGGGCGTGAACGACGCGCTCGCCAAGCTCGAAGAGGCGCGCGCCAAGGACGACCACTCCGCGATCTTCCTCAACGAAAAGAACCTCGCTTTCCACCTCGGCGGTCACGTCAACCACTCCATCTGGTGGAAGAATCTGTCTCCCAATGGAGGCGACAAGCCGGTCGGCGAACTCGCCGCCGCCATCGATGACGCGTTCGGATCGTTCGACAAGTTCCGTGCCCAGTTCAGCGCGGCCGCCAACGGCTTGCAGGGCTCGGGTTGGGCGGTCTTGGCCTACGACACCCTGGGCGGCAAGCTGCTGACGTTCCAGCTCTACGACCAGCAGGGCAACATTCCGTTGGGCATCATCCCGCTGCTGCAGGTCGACATGTGGGAACACGCCTTCTACTTGCAGTACAAGAACGTCAAGGCCGACTACGTCAAGGCGTTCTGGAACGTGGTCAACTGGGCCGACGTCCAGTCGCGCTACGAGGCGGCGACCACCAAAACCGCAGGCCTTATTTTCGGCTGA